A single window of Selenomonas sputigena DNA harbors:
- a CDS encoding site-specific DNA-methyltransferase encodes MQKTGKLELTWVGKYDDKVVEPRIFMEAVDKSYGDPSSENMLIHGDNLIALQALQQEYVGRVQCIYIDPPYNTGSAFDYYDDGLEHSTWLCMIRPRLELLWNLLNEDTGSIWISIDDSEQAYMRVLCDELFGRRNFIAQIVWQKRYSRENREAIGDVHEYIIVFAKNPTKFKEYRNLVPMSEKQAEVYRNPNNDPRGRWRPVPMTAQAGHATPEQFYEITAPGGKVHTPPAGRCWSLSKKTFEELRTDGRIYFGKDNNGQPNKIRYLSEVPGVAPWTWWPSDEVGHTDSAKKEIMALFGKDDAFDTPKPETLIERILHIATKPEDLVLDSFLGSGTTVAVAHKMNRKYIGIEMGEHAYTNCKVRLDKIIEGSDEGGITKPVNWKGGGGYHFYELAPSLLVKNDKLPIYQTNPSYTFEMLCEAICKIEGFRYKPQDMFHGHSSEKRFIHITTEFINAGYIKSLSARLAEGQSLLIYGTKVQSNMVLPDNIEVKKIPKDLLEKCDFESEVQ; translated from the coding sequence ATGCAGAAGACTGGAAAATTAGAATTGACTTGGGTGGGCAAATATGATGACAAGGTCGTGGAGCCGAGAATTTTCATGGAGGCTGTCGATAAGTCTTATGGTGACCCATCCAGCGAGAATATGCTCATTCACGGAGATAATTTGATTGCATTACAAGCGTTACAACAGGAGTATGTGGGGAGAGTTCAGTGTATTTATATTGATCCCCCCTACAATACCGGTAGCGCATTTGATTATTATGATGATGGATTGGAGCATAGTACTTGGTTGTGCATGATAAGACCGCGCTTAGAGCTACTATGGAATCTACTTAATGAAGATACAGGAAGTATTTGGATTAGTATAGATGATTCGGAACAGGCATATATGCGAGTGCTGTGCGATGAGCTTTTCGGGCGGAGAAACTTTATTGCACAGATTGTATGGCAAAAAAGATATTCACGAGAGAATAGAGAAGCAATAGGCGATGTTCATGAATACATTATTGTTTTTGCAAAAAATCCAACAAAGTTTAAGGAATATCGAAATCTCGTTCCTATGTCAGAGAAGCAGGCCGAGGTGTATAGGAATCCTAACAATGATCCGAGGGGACGATGGAGACCAGTACCTATGACTGCGCAAGCGGGACATGCAACCCCTGAGCAATTTTATGAAATAACCGCGCCGGGAGGAAAGGTACACACACCGCCAGCAGGAAGATGCTGGTCTTTGTCTAAAAAGACGTTTGAAGAATTACGCACCGACGGGAGAATCTATTTTGGCAAAGATAATAACGGCCAACCCAATAAGATCAGGTATTTATCCGAGGTTCCGGGGGTAGCACCGTGGACTTGGTGGCCGAGCGATGAAGTCGGACATACAGATTCGGCAAAGAAAGAAATAATGGCATTATTTGGAAAGGATGATGCTTTTGACACGCCTAAGCCAGAAACATTGATAGAGCGTATCCTTCATATTGCAACGAAACCGGAGGATTTGGTTTTGGATTCATTTCTTGGCTCTGGGACAACTGTTGCGGTTGCCCATAAGATGAATAGGAAGTATATAGGCATAGAAATGGGTGAGCATGCTTATACAAATTGCAAGGTGCGTTTAGATAAAATAATCGAGGGTTCGGATGAAGGAGGTATCACAAAGCCTGTTAATTGGAAAGGCGGCGGCGGATATCACTTCTATGAGTTGGCACCGAGCCTTCTCGTGAAGAATGATAAGCTGCCGATTTATCAAACCAATCCCTCCTACACCTTTGAGATGCTCTGCGAGGCAATCTGTAAGATTGAAGGATTCCGATATAAACCACAGGATATGTTCCACGGCCATTCTTCGGAGAAACGGTTTATTCACATCACTACGGAGTTCATTAACGCCGGATATATAAAATCGCTGTCCGCGCGGCTTGCCGAAGGTCAGTCGCTCCTGATCTACGGAACAAAAGTACAGTCGAATATGGTATTGCCCGATAACATCGAGGTCAAGAAGATTCCGAAAGACCTCCTAGAGAAATGCGATTTTGAAAGCGAGGTGCAGTAA
- the drmD gene encoding DISARM system SNF2-like helicase DrmD, whose translation MEGNLLLEQFSRYKKLELQASPFHFLLDTNIELNPHQINAFCTAIQALKTGGIVLADEVGLGKTIEAGLVLKYVLETGAKRVLIALPASLRKQWELELEDKFGLESVILDRLTVEKDSSDWRKRLTDNKSVRIVLTSYDYSSKLMKRFPEVKWDFIIIDEAHNLRNVFHGTKRAKNLYELSKGIPKILLTATPLQNSLTDLHGLVSFIDQRIFGSEKVFNKRYIEGQDYSDLKRELSPILYRTLRKDVAKYMNFKKRTCKTVDFTLSQDEIELYQRVNDFLKRELLYSISTSNRRLIILVIRKLLASSSFALIETFEILKNRLEKLYEGSESANAQEGFDLFWSYVEDEIDESGFEDTEDEDTIVQKQFIQAELDEVNIIIDVAKRIKANAKVNALKTAIQIAFDYQQEQGIPQKVVIFTESKRTQKYIVAELRKTGFEDEDILLFNGDFDDTMTQEIYKAWQVKNFGKENYGRSVEYKHAIVDYFRHNAKMLICTDAGSEGLNLQFCNTVINYDLPWNPMKIEQRIGRCHRYGQKHDVVAINLLNTQNAADRRVYNILSKKFELFEGVFGASDIALGVLESGTSFEKMVLQIYQTCDTTAEFKKAFDKLDRKLNAKRDKKARELRSLLLTESSGAKEQALDATKSDIARYLHDVEYWSAFEEPEVDGGLHYWKVDNWGEKVLGSHGILFIGAFCDSSKLLFPVVLLCDEKGAYIDFDEADLIPELEQIDDMDVRYFTPTESEMQLYQRVYDNLTAEMVKRYQEQSESIKAYNRRKIENWERIQMEQLIATYQDMNAEIDVLKEEERASDNFYEKIDIRKKITEKSKALEKLQESFYEKGTGFKAEGEREIAEFEKQFDINPILLVNIVLKF comes from the coding sequence ATGGAAGGTAACCTGCTGCTTGAACAATTCAGCAGATATAAAAAGCTGGAACTTCAGGCTTCTCCGTTCCACTTCCTTTTGGATACGAATATTGAATTGAATCCCCATCAGATCAATGCCTTCTGCACTGCTATTCAAGCGTTAAAAACAGGGGGTATTGTTCTGGCGGATGAGGTTGGACTCGGAAAGACCATTGAAGCCGGACTCGTACTGAAATATGTTCTTGAGACTGGCGCAAAGCGTGTCTTGATTGCGCTTCCGGCATCCTTGAGAAAACAGTGGGAACTGGAACTTGAGGATAAGTTCGGCTTGGAGTCGGTGATACTTGACAGGCTGACGGTGGAAAAAGACAGTTCTGACTGGCGCAAGAGACTCACCGACAATAAATCTGTCCGAATTGTTCTTACCTCCTATGACTATTCATCCAAGCTGATGAAACGGTTCCCGGAGGTGAAGTGGGATTTTATCATCATCGATGAGGCGCATAATCTAAGAAACGTATTTCACGGTACTAAAAGGGCAAAGAATCTGTATGAACTGTCAAAGGGCATACCGAAGATTCTGCTGACCGCTACGCCACTTCAAAATTCGCTGACAGACCTTCACGGGCTGGTATCTTTTATCGACCAGCGTATATTCGGCAGCGAGAAGGTCTTTAACAAACGCTACATCGAGGGACAGGATTACTCTGACCTTAAGCGTGAACTTTCGCCGATTCTGTACCGTACCCTCCGTAAAGATGTAGCAAAGTACATGAATTTCAAAAAGAGAACCTGCAAAACAGTGGATTTTACCCTGTCACAGGATGAGATCGAACTATATCAGCGGGTAAACGACTTCTTGAAACGTGAGCTGCTATACTCTATATCGACCTCAAACCGCAGGCTGATCATCCTTGTTATCAGAAAGCTGCTTGCTTCTTCGAGTTTCGCTTTGATAGAAACCTTTGAAATTCTGAAGAACAGACTCGAAAAGCTATACGAGGGTAGCGAGTCTGCAAATGCGCAGGAAGGCTTCGACCTATTCTGGAGCTATGTTGAGGATGAAATCGATGAGTCGGGCTTTGAGGATACAGAGGATGAAGATACCATTGTTCAGAAACAGTTCATCCAAGCTGAACTCGATGAGGTGAATATCATCATTGATGTTGCAAAGCGCATCAAAGCAAACGCAAAGGTCAATGCTCTGAAGACTGCCATACAGATTGCATTCGACTACCAGCAGGAACAAGGAATCCCACAGAAGGTAGTAATTTTCACGGAATCAAAGCGTACACAGAAGTACATAGTCGCAGAGCTTCGTAAGACAGGATTCGAGGACGAGGATATTCTCCTTTTCAATGGTGATTTTGATGACACTATGACGCAGGAAATATACAAAGCATGGCAGGTCAAGAATTTCGGCAAGGAAAACTACGGTCGCAGCGTGGAATATAAACACGCCATCGTAGATTACTTCCGCCATAACGCAAAGATGCTAATCTGCACGGATGCAGGCTCCGAAGGTTTGAACCTCCAGTTCTGCAATACGGTAATTAACTACGACCTGCCTTGGAATCCGATGAAGATTGAGCAGCGTATCGGCCGTTGCCACCGCTACGGCCAGAAACATGACGTTGTGGCAATCAATTTGTTGAATACGCAGAATGCCGCTGACCGGCGTGTTTACAATATCCTCTCGAAGAAGTTTGAACTATTCGAGGGTGTCTTCGGTGCATCGGATATTGCTCTTGGCGTATTGGAGTCGGGTACAAGTTTTGAAAAAATGGTATTGCAAATTTATCAGACCTGCGACACCACGGCAGAGTTCAAGAAAGCCTTTGATAAACTGGATCGCAAGCTGAACGCAAAGCGGGACAAGAAAGCAAGAGAACTCCGCTCCCTTCTGCTTACTGAAAGCAGTGGTGCAAAGGAACAGGCGCTTGACGCTACAAAGTCTGATATTGCAAGGTATCTGCATGATGTGGAATACTGGAGTGCCTTTGAAGAGCCGGAGGTTGACGGCGGTCTTCATTACTGGAAGGTCGATAATTGGGGAGAAAAAGTCCTCGGATCGCATGGAATCCTGTTCATAGGAGCCTTCTGCGATTCCTCGAAACTTCTCTTCCCGGTAGTATTGCTTTGTGATGAAAAAGGGGCATATATAGACTTTGACGAGGCAGACCTTATCCCCGAACTTGAGCAGATAGACGATATGGATGTGCGCTATTTCACACCGACAGAATCCGAGATGCAGCTCTATCAGCGTGTTTACGACAATCTGACCGCAGAGATGGTTAAACGCTATCAAGAACAGTCAGAATCGATTAAAGCCTATAACCGCAGAAAGATCGAAAACTGGGAGCGCATTCAGATGGAACAGCTGATAGCGACATACCAGGACATGAACGCCGAGATCGATGTTCTAAAGGAAGAGGAACGAGCCTCGGATAATTTCTACGAGAAGATAGACATACGAAAAAAAATAACCGAGAAGTCCAAGGCGCTTGAAAAGCTGCAGGAGTCTTTTTACGAGAAAGGTACCGGCTTCAAAGCTGAGGGCGAACGGGAAATCGCAGAGTTTGAAAAACAGTTTGATATTAACCCGATTCTGTTGGTTAACATCGTACTGAAGTTTTAG
- a CDS encoding DEAD/DEAH box helicase yields MSEIVTKIKYAMSLRTPQEEALSYLDAISSHCDYKKDSKDIVETAATKYCEKQRKVKARFEFPSFCYAMATGIGKTRLMGASIYYLYRAKGYKHFFILAPGNTIYEKLRKESNPNHPKYIFKGLESEMGRPKVYDGENYDTYPVKFEQMSMRIEKTSEIQLFIFNIGKIFNSKTDTQFNFHKFKETLGASFADVLAQFDDLVICMDEAHRYYAPASMKAINYLKPVLGLEFTATPKTTSNVIYAYDLARGAVEGYLKIPVVMGRSNMAGYNQEDIEEMKIRDGLTLHEHRKAVLREYCSENDLDYVKPIVLVACKDTDHAKKIRVLIDSDDFQGGKYKGKVIEIHSKQTGEESEENIRLLLSIESASNPVEIVLHVYKLKEGWDVNNLFAIIPLNAAKSDILAMQTIGRGLRLPFGEQTGNEDIDSLDIVAHDHYRELVDEIKSSDIFRYRDLDKAIVEPSESVGVSATVDDGQLSLLDFAITASGVKSFAEVSNPKTQLEIYQEYVKNFMAAQKKDKNEDPGQMTLFDRHPEMLSGDSAETTAPAQEQPQAATGGKLGKQPLSKDEFVKAVLKYSAKAISVPKILVQTTSEVKFNRFEVKRTIADFEVAMAKIERFDAINQQLLSVVDAQVLEVNDAMNTLACMLLDSLSELSYDDADFVIDVVEQYLSQISEDGENKRRIVRRYASLIVSDIRKQIYEHMDRKTQDVHIIQKDLILFRKFVKNVKEDGKVKYDKPFSDKSNIKKYLFTGYKKSYYPANAFDSDTERLFSIILEEDPDVIRWIKPPLNQLGLFWKAGQQYNPDFLVETTAGKFMVEVKALNEVTSDEVVSKAREGIKWCRFASTADPDHKPWEYKLISDDNIHLGNTCKYTLGTAHAVKEEA; encoded by the coding sequence ATGTCTGAGATAGTAACCAAGATCAAATACGCAATGAGCCTGAGAACTCCGCAGGAGGAGGCTCTCTCTTACCTTGATGCCATAAGTTCGCATTGTGATTACAAGAAAGACAGCAAGGATATAGTTGAGACGGCTGCAACGAAATACTGTGAGAAGCAGCGCAAGGTCAAAGCTAGGTTTGAATTCCCGTCATTCTGCTATGCTATGGCCACGGGTATCGGAAAGACCCGTCTGATGGGAGCAAGCATCTATTATCTGTACAGAGCGAAGGGCTACAAGCACTTCTTCATTCTTGCGCCCGGAAACACCATCTACGAAAAACTGCGCAAGGAGTCCAATCCGAACCATCCGAAGTATATTTTCAAAGGTCTTGAATCGGAAATGGGAAGACCGAAGGTGTATGATGGGGAAAACTATGATACCTACCCTGTGAAGTTTGAGCAGATGTCTATGCGAATTGAAAAGACTTCGGAGATTCAGCTTTTTATCTTTAATATTGGGAAAATCTTCAATAGCAAAACGGACACGCAGTTCAATTTCCATAAGTTTAAGGAAACGCTGGGTGCTTCCTTTGCGGATGTATTAGCGCAGTTCGATGATCTTGTTATCTGCATGGATGAGGCGCACCGTTATTATGCCCCGGCTTCAATGAAGGCAATCAATTATCTGAAGCCGGTTCTCGGACTTGAGTTTACCGCCACGCCGAAGACCACATCGAATGTCATTTATGCCTATGATCTTGCTCGTGGCGCTGTCGAGGGATATCTGAAGATTCCTGTCGTTATGGGACGCTCCAACATGGCGGGATATAACCAGGAGGATATCGAGGAGATGAAAATCCGAGACGGTCTTACGCTTCATGAGCATCGCAAGGCTGTGCTGCGCGAGTACTGTAGCGAAAACGACCTCGACTATGTAAAGCCGATTGTTCTTGTAGCCTGCAAAGATACGGATCACGCCAAGAAAATCCGTGTGTTGATAGACAGCGATGATTTCCAAGGTGGAAAGTATAAGGGCAAGGTTATCGAAATACATTCAAAGCAGACTGGCGAGGAGTCGGAAGAAAACATCCGTCTTTTGCTCTCTATAGAGAGTGCTTCTAACCCGGTTGAGATTGTTTTGCACGTTTACAAGCTGAAGGAAGGCTGGGATGTCAATAACCTCTTTGCGATTATTCCGCTCAACGCAGCAAAGAGTGATATCCTCGCTATGCAGACTATTGGTCGTGGTTTAAGACTTCCGTTCGGTGAACAGACCGGCAACGAAGACATAGACTCTCTTGATATCGTTGCCCACGACCACTATAGAGAACTCGTGGATGAGATTAAGAGCAGTGATATCTTCCGTTATCGTGACCTTGATAAAGCGATTGTAGAGCCGTCAGAGTCCGTGGGAGTATCTGCCACCGTAGATGATGGTCAGCTTTCTCTGCTTGATTTTGCCATTACTGCATCCGGCGTGAAGTCCTTTGCCGAGGTCAGTAATCCGAAAACGCAGCTTGAGATTTATCAGGAATATGTGAAGAACTTTATGGCTGCGCAGAAGAAGGACAAGAATGAAGACCCTGGCCAGATGACGCTCTTTGACCGTCATCCTGAGATGCTTTCCGGTGACTCTGCTGAGACCACAGCACCCGCACAGGAACAGCCGCAGGCAGCTACCGGTGGTAAACTAGGCAAACAGCCTCTTAGCAAGGACGAGTTTGTAAAGGCGGTTTTGAAGTATTCAGCGAAAGCTATCTCTGTTCCGAAAATCCTTGTGCAGACCACTTCGGAGGTGAAGTTTAATCGTTTTGAAGTGAAGCGTACAATCGCTGACTTTGAAGTGGCTATGGCTAAGATTGAGCGTTTTGACGCTATCAATCAGCAGCTTCTTTCTGTCGTGGATGCGCAGGTTCTTGAGGTCAATGATGCTATGAATACTCTTGCTTGTATGCTCCTCGATTCCCTCAGCGAGTTGTCTTATGACGATGCAGATTTTGTTATTGATGTGGTTGAACAGTATTTAAGCCAGATATCCGAAGACGGAGAAAACAAGCGGAGAATCGTTCGCCGCTATGCTTCTTTGATTGTGTCCGATATCCGCAAGCAGATTTATGAGCATATGGATAGGAAAACTCAGGATGTCCACATCATTCAGAAAGACCTTATCCTGTTCCGTAAGTTCGTAAAGAACGTCAAAGAGGACGGAAAGGTTAAGTACGATAAGCCGTTCTCTGATAAGAGCAACATCAAGAAGTATCTATTTACCGGTTACAAGAAGTCATATTATCCGGCGAATGCTTTCGACAGCGATACAGAGCGCCTGTTCTCCATTATATTGGAGGAAGACCCGGATGTTATCCGTTGGATCAAGCCGCCGCTTAATCAGCTGGGCTTATTCTGGAAAGCCGGGCAGCAGTACAATCCTGATTTTCTCGTGGAAACAACTGCCGGAAAATTCATGGTCGAGGTTAAGGCTCTGAATGAAGTGACATCAGATGAGGTCGTATCAAAGGCAAGAGAAGGCATAAAGTGGTGCCGCTTTGCTTCAACGGCAGACCCGGATCATAAACCTTGGGAGTACAAGCTGATTTCAGATGACAACATTCATCTTGGCAATACCTGTAAATATACACTCGGTACGGCTCATGCCGTGAAGGAGGAGGCATAA
- a CDS encoding DNA cytosine methyltransferase, whose amino-acid sequence MQKINAQCSYNFIDLFAGAGGLSEGFLQAGFKPVAHVEMNEFAAKTLETRSAYYYLKDVGNIGLYKKYLSRKISRDEFMKQIPASITKTIINKTMSDETLPSIFKTIDGIMKIRGISKIDVIVGGPPCQAYSLVGRAQSSHMEVPMAEDPRNYLYKLYARFLKRYQPRMFVFENVTGIESANGGATWKNIQKYLKRVGYEIECREQNAHTFGVLQNRRRMIIVGWLKKSGLKYPDFLELKTDAIVNDLFADLPKLHPGESSDKYAKTKATSYVMESGIRTKDDVLTHHNCRPNIDRDIKIYRRAVELWNDGHKRLNYNDLPDELKTHKNRHSFKDRFKVVEGDESCCHTILAHLSKDGHYFIHPDIEQNRSITVREAARIQSFPDSYFFEGPRTSQFVQIGNAVPPMMAKGIAMGIFEQLYKGDSDGR is encoded by the coding sequence ATGCAAAAGATAAATGCGCAATGTAGCTACAATTTTATCGATCTCTTTGCGGGAGCTGGAGGACTTTCAGAAGGTTTTCTCCAAGCCGGCTTTAAGCCAGTGGCTCATGTTGAAATGAACGAATTTGCAGCTAAAACGCTTGAAACGAGAAGCGCCTATTACTACCTTAAAGACGTTGGCAATATCGGTTTATATAAAAAATATCTTTCTAGGAAAATATCCCGTGATGAATTCATGAAGCAGATTCCTGCTTCGATAACAAAAACCATAATCAATAAAACGATGTCTGACGAAACATTGCCATCAATTTTCAAGACGATTGATGGAATAATGAAAATACGAGGCATCTCAAAGATTGATGTCATTGTGGGGGGACCGCCCTGTCAAGCATATTCCTTGGTGGGCAGAGCGCAAAGCAGTCACATGGAAGTGCCGATGGCGGAAGATCCTCGTAACTACTTGTATAAACTGTATGCGCGTTTCTTAAAACGCTATCAGCCTCGTATGTTTGTGTTCGAGAATGTTACGGGTATTGAATCGGCTAATGGCGGAGCTACCTGGAAGAACATTCAAAAATACTTAAAAAGAGTGGGATATGAAATTGAATGCCGTGAGCAGAACGCTCATACCTTTGGTGTACTCCAAAACAGACGTCGAATGATTATCGTCGGATGGTTAAAGAAAAGCGGTCTGAAATATCCCGATTTTCTTGAATTAAAAACTGACGCTATAGTAAATGACCTCTTCGCTGATTTGCCAAAGCTGCATCCCGGAGAGAGTTCCGATAAGTACGCAAAAACCAAAGCCACAAGCTATGTTATGGAGTCAGGAATACGGACGAAGGATGACGTGCTGACTCACCATAACTGCCGACCGAATATAGATCGGGATATCAAGATTTACAGGCGGGCTGTTGAATTGTGGAATGACGGTCATAAACGCCTGAATTACAATGATCTCCCGGATGAATTGAAAACGCACAAGAACAGGCATTCATTTAAGGACAGGTTTAAAGTTGTCGAGGGCGATGAATCGTGCTGTCATACTATTCTGGCACACCTTTCAAAGGACGGTCATTATTTCATTCATCCTGACATTGAGCAGAACAGATCAATTACCGTCCGTGAGGCGGCAAGAATACAGTCTTTCCCGGACAGCTATTTCTTTGAGGGACCACGAACATCACAATTCGTCCAGATTGGGAACGCTGTGCCTCCGATGATGGCAAAAGGGATAGCGATGGGTATTTTTGAGCAACTGTATAAAGGAGATTCAGATGGAAGGTAA
- a CDS encoding helix-turn-helix domain-containing protein — protein MKFNYSGLWKALIDNNMKKKDLVEKTGISPTTISKMVRGDAVSLTVIGKICEELDTDIGDLISIEKK, from the coding sequence ATGAAATTTAACTACAGTGGACTTTGGAAAGCTCTAATAGACAACAATATGAAGAAAAAAGACCTAGTTGAAAAGACAGGTATTTCACCTACTACGATATCAAAAATGGTTAGAGGTGATGCGGTATCACTCACCGTTATTGGTAAGATTTGTGAAGAGCTAGATACTGACATTGGGGATTTAATTAGTATCGAAAAAAAGTAA